TCCACTTGAGATGAGTGTGGAAGATGGTTTAAAGCTGCTTATTTCAGGCGGAGTTGTTGTTCCAAAGGAAAGAGCAGCTAATGGACAGGAGGTAACTGAAAAGTGATTGCGTTATGGGAATGGATACTACTTTTAGTTCTGCTAATAATGTCTGGACTTTTTTCTGGTTCCGAAACAGCCCTTATATCACTAAATCGGCTTAAAATACATCAAATGGTTGAAAAAGGTGTTCCAAATGCCTCTTTACTGGAAAAACTAGTTTCTAATCCCAACAAGCTTTTATCTACCATATTGGTTGGCAATAATATTGTTAATATCAGTGCATCTGCACTGGTAACTTCTATAGCTCTGCGTCTATTTGGTCAGGCGGGAGTTGGTGTAGCTGTAGCTTTTTTAACTATTATTATATTAATTTTTGGCGAAATAACTCCCAAGGCTTATGCAGCCAGCAATAATGAGAAATTTGCATTAAGAATTGTTCGTTTAATTAAGTGGTCGGAAATTCTTTTCAGTCCTGTAGTTAAGCTGTTAGGAATAATTACTGCTAAACTGCTAAAAATTCTAGGTGATAAGTCTGAGAATGGGAAAATCACAGTTACTGAGGAAGAAATCATTACCCTTATAGGGTTAGGCAAAAACCAGGGTTCAATAGAGCCTAATGAAGAAGAAATGATTACAAGTGTTTTTGATTTAAACGACACCCTTGTTCGGGAGGTAATGATACCTCGCGTTGATATAGTAGGGGTGCCTGCAGAAGTTAACCTGCGAAAAGCCTGGAAAATAATTGTGGATACAAATCATTCAAGGCTGC
This genomic stretch from Desulfitibacter alkalitolerans DSM 16504 harbors:
- a CDS encoding hemolysin family protein, whose product is MIALWEWILLLVLLIMSGLFSGSETALISLNRLKIHQMVEKGVPNASLLEKLVSNPNKLLSTILVGNNIVNISASALVTSIALRLFGQAGVGVAVAFLTIIILIFGEITPKAYAASNNEKFALRIVRLIKWSEILFSPVVKLLGIITAKLLKILGDKSENGKITVTEEEIITLIGLGKNQGSIEPNEEEMITSVFDLNDTLVREVMIPRVDIVGVPAEVNLRKAWKIIVDTNHSRLPVYGTGLDNIIGILYAKDLIRHVDFLEKKTVRDIMREPYFVPATKNVSELLKDLKRERVHISVVLDEYGGTAGLVFLEDLIETITGPIGDEYDELHPLIEEISESELLVSSRVALDDINQLLHIDLPQEDHDTIGGLVFHLFGYVPVKNETIEFSDVTFTVKDVEKNTIKRVLIKAAR